A window of the Acidimicrobiales bacterium genome harbors these coding sequences:
- a CDS encoding acyclic terpene utilization AtuA family protein, whose protein sequence is MPEQVRPLRIGAGAGFADDRIEPAVELAERGDLDYLVFECLAERTIALAQIERRRDPAAGFNEWLGARMRAVLEPCTRQGVKIITNMGAANPLAGARLVADVATEMSLAGLKVAAVEGDDVLTLVAGRGLPLIEREASLDDLGESVVSANAYLGCEPIIAALEAGADVVVAGRVADPAMFLAPLVHEFGWPLDDWRRLACGVGVGHLLECAGHVTGGYFADPGVKDVPDLARLGFPIAQVEADGSFVITKVEGTGGRVDVATCTEQLLYEVHDPSAYVTPDVVADFSGVRLMQMAENVVAAAGFEGCERPDHLKVSVGYSDGFIGEGQISYAGPNAVARGRLALDIVRERLDLLDIAITDARFDLIGIDAVHRGPTPDSHAEPMEVRARVAARAPTRDAAVRVGHEVASLWLNGPAGGGGAVRTATEVIAVASVLIPRLDVETRCTVVESA, encoded by the coding sequence ATGCCAGAACAGGTGAGGCCGTTGCGTATCGGGGCGGGCGCTGGATTCGCCGATGACCGCATCGAGCCAGCGGTCGAGCTCGCCGAACGGGGCGACCTCGACTACCTGGTCTTCGAATGCCTGGCGGAGCGCACAATCGCGCTCGCACAGATCGAGCGGCGGCGAGATCCCGCCGCCGGCTTCAACGAGTGGCTCGGCGCCCGCATGCGGGCGGTGCTCGAGCCGTGCACCCGGCAGGGAGTGAAGATCATCACCAACATGGGCGCAGCGAACCCACTCGCCGGCGCCCGCCTCGTAGCCGACGTGGCGACCGAGATGAGTCTGGCTGGGCTGAAGGTCGCAGCGGTCGAGGGTGACGACGTGCTCACGCTCGTCGCCGGACGCGGCCTACCCCTCATCGAACGCGAGGCATCGCTCGACGATCTCGGGGAATCGGTCGTCTCGGCGAATGCCTACCTCGGTTGCGAACCGATCATCGCAGCGCTCGAAGCAGGCGCCGACGTGGTGGTTGCGGGCAGGGTCGCCGATCCGGCGATGTTCTTGGCCCCGCTGGTACACGAGTTCGGTTGGCCACTCGACGATTGGCGACGGCTGGCCTGTGGTGTCGGCGTCGGCCACCTCCTCGAGTGCGCCGGCCACGTGACCGGCGGCTACTTCGCCGACCCCGGAGTGAAGGACGTGCCCGACCTCGCTCGGCTCGGCTTTCCGATCGCGCAGGTCGAAGCCGACGGATCGTTCGTCATCACCAAGGTGGAGGGAACGGGCGGGCGCGTCGATGTGGCCACCTGCACCGAACAGCTGCTCTACGAGGTCCACGATCCTTCGGCCTACGTCACGCCCGACGTGGTGGCCGACTTCTCCGGCGTCCGCCTCATGCAAATGGCCGAGAATGTCGTCGCCGCTGCGGGCTTCGAGGGCTGTGAGCGCCCCGACCATCTGAAGGTCTCGGTGGGCTACAGCGACGGCTTCATCGGTGAGGGTCAGATCTCGTACGCCGGCCCGAACGCCGTGGCCCGGGGCCGGCTGGCGCTCGACATCGTCCGAGAGCGGCTCGACCTTCTCGACATCGCGATCACCGACGCCCGCTTCGATCTGATCGGCATCGACGCCGTTCATCGTGGACCCACGCCCGACTCCCACGCGGAACCGATGGAGGTCCGAGCGCGGGTCGCCGCTCGAGCGCCGACTCGTGACGCTGCGGTGCGCGTCGGTCACGAGGTTGCCTCGCTCTGGCTCAACGGGCCTGCGGGCGGTGGAGGTGCCGTGCGAACCGCGACCGAAGTCATCGCCGTCGCCTCAGTCCTCATCCCCCGGCTCGATGTCGAGACCAGGTGCACCGTCGTGGAGTCGGCATGA
- a CDS encoding diguanylate cyclase, with product MHAWTRDELLALARGKLVGVRGELGEPVVVPDWMRSDEFDVLDQSIEEILDQVHPDDRVNLVDLYGLAMTTPGELLDTEFRSTLGESAAITRMQMINLIGDDVLGHLFVVIDPTGRVVDGGFDHDHLFDQRPADWMIFTVNSAAVIMTVEGDSERFIGYSHDELIGSVPAKFTVAEHLVAGIRMWKQLNEHPEGTYTSRRQWIRKDGTRVWVETSYAHRRNPPSGEGHIILVLWDITDKVAAEQQLLEREAELQRLADDFRALANEVTAAVFRCTIDGDVTFHNAAWRQLLDRRAGVERIHDLFDGESRRRLDTTLADLIVGQTERVELELAGDDETTWWRLRLRAIGGDGRAASFIGSLDDITTTAKLRVEARHDSLTGLLNRSAIEAHLAQALATSGSHTIVVFVDLDRFKVVNDTWGHEAGDAVLVEVAHRLRRAAREHDAIGRWGGDELLLVMDVGAEPDDHRIVERLQRVLLKPVAVNETADWIPSASIGVIRPEPGESAETVIARADAAMFAVKRATR from the coding sequence ATGCATGCCTGGACACGCGACGAACTCCTGGCGCTCGCTCGGGGCAAGCTCGTGGGAGTGCGGGGCGAACTGGGCGAGCCCGTGGTGGTACCCGACTGGATGCGCAGCGACGAGTTCGACGTGCTGGACCAGTCGATCGAGGAGATCCTCGATCAAGTACACCCCGATGATCGGGTGAATCTCGTCGACCTCTACGGACTGGCGATGACGACACCGGGTGAGCTCCTCGACACGGAGTTCCGGTCAACGCTGGGCGAGTCGGCGGCCATCACCAGGATGCAGATGATCAACCTCATCGGCGACGACGTGCTCGGGCACCTCTTCGTCGTGATCGACCCGACCGGTCGAGTCGTCGACGGCGGCTTCGATCATGACCATCTCTTCGACCAGCGGCCAGCAGACTGGATGATCTTCACGGTCAACTCGGCTGCGGTGATCATGACCGTCGAGGGCGATAGCGAACGGTTCATCGGGTACTCCCACGACGAGCTGATCGGGAGTGTCCCGGCCAAGTTCACCGTGGCGGAACACTTGGTTGCTGGCATCCGCATGTGGAAGCAGCTCAACGAGCATCCCGAAGGCACCTACACCTCTCGACGCCAGTGGATCCGCAAGGATGGGACCAGGGTCTGGGTCGAGACCTCGTATGCGCATCGGCGCAACCCGCCATCGGGAGAAGGACACATCATCCTCGTGTTGTGGGACATCACCGACAAGGTGGCGGCCGAGCAACAGCTGCTCGAGCGTGAGGCCGAGCTGCAGCGCCTCGCCGACGACTTCCGGGCACTGGCCAACGAGGTCACCGCGGCGGTGTTTCGCTGCACGATCGACGGCGACGTCACGTTCCACAACGCGGCGTGGCGCCAGCTGCTCGACCGCCGCGCCGGCGTCGAGCGCATCCACGACCTCTTCGACGGCGAGTCACGACGACGCCTCGACACGACATTGGCCGATCTGATCGTTGGCCAGACCGAGCGGGTCGAGCTCGAACTCGCCGGAGACGACGAGACGACCTGGTGGCGACTCCGCCTCCGTGCCATCGGTGGCGACGGTCGCGCTGCTTCGTTCATCGGCTCGCTCGATGACATCACGACGACGGCAAAGCTCCGGGTCGAAGCCCGACACGACTCGCTGACCGGGCTGCTGAACCGATCAGCGATCGAGGCGCACCTCGCGCAGGCGTTGGCGACGTCTGGGTCACACACGATCGTCGTCTTCGTCGACCTCGACCGCTTCAAGGTGGTGAACGACACCTGGGGTCACGAGGCCGGCGATGCCGTGCTGGTGGAGGTCGCACACCGACTCCGGCGAGCTGCCCGCGAGCACGATGCGATCGGACGCTGGGGCGGCGACGAGCTCCTGTTGGTGATGGACGTCGGCGCGGAGCCCGACGACCATCGAATCGTCGAGCGGCTCCAGCGGGTCTTGCTCAAGCCGGTCGCCGTCAATGAAACAGCCGACTGGATCCCATCCGCGTCGATCGGCGTGATCCGCCCAGAACCCGGCGAGTCGGCCGAAACGGTCATCGCACGCGCCGACGCCGCAATGTTCGCCGTCAAACGAGCAACGCGCTGA
- a CDS encoding acyl-CoA dehydrogenase family protein produces MSAASAAATESPTSASALQDEVRSWLAENWDPSLPLGEWWARLADAGWSFPHFPIEWSGRGLSSADASIVEHEIRAAGAYGPPHGIATMMVAPMVLELGTEEQKAKWLPGIVRGTDVWCQLFSEPGAGSDLAGVSTRAVLDGDEWIVNGQKVWTSGGHYAKRAILVARTDPAQPKHRGLSFFVIEMDQPGVEVRPLVQMTGDAEFNEVFLTDAVVPAESLIGDVGGGWSVALRTLSYERGSLDPEAEAGIQFALDHDEPAGRYASGELNDGTRGFMPTGSEAWRLLCQLAAETGSVDDPLIRQELARLYGWFEIARFTGLRAAATQAATGQLPGPEVSLGKLASVRLMRAYRDLALTMLGPAGTLLGPDAPHGGLFAQIALSVPGMSIAGGTDEIQRNIIGERVLGLPGDIRVDKDRPFSAVASGTTS; encoded by the coding sequence ATGAGCGCTGCGTCGGCAGCCGCCACCGAGAGCCCCACGAGCGCAAGCGCCCTGCAAGACGAGGTCCGATCGTGGTTGGCCGAGAACTGGGACCCGTCGCTCCCACTGGGTGAATGGTGGGCGCGCCTTGCCGATGCCGGCTGGAGCTTCCCCCACTTCCCGATCGAATGGTCGGGGCGAGGCTTGTCGTCGGCCGATGCCAGCATCGTCGAGCACGAGATCCGTGCCGCCGGCGCGTACGGGCCGCCTCATGGCATCGCCACCATGATGGTCGCGCCGATGGTGCTCGAACTCGGCACCGAGGAGCAGAAGGCGAAGTGGCTCCCCGGCATCGTGCGCGGCACCGACGTGTGGTGCCAGCTGTTCTCCGAACCCGGCGCCGGTTCCGACCTCGCCGGAGTGTCGACCCGAGCCGTCCTCGATGGCGACGAGTGGATCGTCAACGGGCAGAAGGTGTGGACATCGGGCGGTCACTACGCCAAGCGAGCCATCCTCGTCGCCCGCACCGACCCGGCCCAGCCCAAGCATCGCGGCCTGAGCTTCTTCGTGATCGAGATGGACCAACCGGGTGTCGAGGTCCGGCCGCTCGTCCAGATGACCGGCGATGCCGAGTTCAACGAAGTGTTCCTCACCGACGCCGTCGTGCCGGCCGAAAGCCTGATCGGCGATGTCGGCGGCGGCTGGTCGGTGGCGCTACGCACGCTGTCGTACGAGCGTGGGTCGCTCGATCCCGAGGCCGAGGCCGGCATCCAGTTCGCGCTCGACCACGACGAGCCAGCCGGCCGCTACGCATCGGGTGAGTTGAACGACGGCACTCGCGGCTTCATGCCCACCGGCTCCGAAGCGTGGCGACTGCTGTGCCAACTGGCCGCCGAGACCGGCTCGGTCGACGACCCACTCATCCGACAGGAGCTCGCCCGGCTGTACGGCTGGTTCGAGATCGCCCGCTTCACCGGACTCCGTGCGGCCGCAACCCAGGCGGCGACCGGCCAGCTGCCCGGTCCCGAGGTGTCGCTCGGCAAGCTGGCATCGGTCCGTCTGATGCGGGCCTACCGCGACCTTGCCCTCACGATGCTCGGTCCGGCGGGCACCCTGCTCGGCCCCGACGCACCGCACGGTGGACTCTTCGCACAGATCGCACTCTCCGTTCCCGGCATGTCCATTGCCGGCGGGACCGATGAGATCCAGCGCAACATCATCGGCGAGCGGGTGCTCGGCCTCCCCGGTGACATTCGGGTCGACAAGGATCGCCCGTTCTCGGCGGTGGCCAGCGGCACCACGAGCTGA
- a CDS encoding 4-hydroxyphenylacetate 3-hydroxylase N-terminal domain-containing protein produces MLTGDQYKASLLDGRATYFEGERIEDLPGHPLLGQTVDITAEGYDRWYDPTPDATSPLLAVPTSAEELRDMIPLLHDAGMMAHVTNTSIQTLKTASGRMTDLKPDYIERMSAYIEEAQRSDVRITQCITDAKGDRSRPPAKQDDLDSYVRVVDRQRDGVVIRGAKLHITGASFGHDLLTIPTKAMKAGEEDWSIGCVVPVNAEGVKIINTTYAPRHEDVRSFPVSGGHHFPEGFVIFDDVFVPHERVFLDGETAFAAVFAHSLGLWERLGGLSAFVEEADELVGLAQLVAEANGTAGISHIKEKISEMIIHATLIRAALEAAVSNCNIGPEGAAFPNELFTNAGKFHAAANYNAMVRHVHDIAGGAVLTAPVPADFENADVGHLAKKYMSTGNAIDGEYRARLMHTIRDLTADAYGGWKAVTNIQAGGGLYAQRIVTRRHYDLEGAKRKALHIAGISEDEAK; encoded by the coding sequence ATGTTGACCGGGGACCAGTACAAGGCGTCGTTGTTGGACGGACGCGCCACCTACTTCGAGGGCGAGCGGATCGAGGATCTGCCCGGGCACCCGCTGCTCGGCCAGACCGTCGACATCACTGCTGAGGGCTACGACCGCTGGTACGACCCCACCCCCGATGCCACGAGCCCCCTCCTCGCCGTGCCCACCTCGGCCGAGGAGCTGCGCGACATGATCCCGCTCCTCCACGACGCCGGGATGATGGCACACGTCACCAACACGTCGATCCAAACCCTGAAGACGGCTTCGGGTCGCATGACCGACCTCAAGCCCGACTACATCGAGCGCATGTCGGCCTACATCGAAGAGGCCCAACGGTCCGATGTGCGCATCACCCAGTGCATCACCGACGCCAAGGGTGATCGCAGCCGCCCGCCGGCGAAGCAGGACGACCTCGACTCCTACGTTCGTGTGGTCGACCGCCAACGCGACGGCGTCGTCATTCGGGGCGCAAAGCTCCACATCACCGGCGCCTCGTTCGGGCACGACTTGCTGACCATCCCGACCAAGGCCATGAAGGCCGGCGAGGAGGACTGGTCGATCGGTTGCGTGGTCCCGGTCAACGCCGAGGGTGTGAAGATCATCAACACCACCTACGCCCCGCGTCATGAGGACGTTCGTTCGTTCCCGGTCTCGGGCGGCCACCACTTCCCCGAGGGGTTCGTGATCTTCGACGACGTGTTCGTCCCGCATGAGCGGGTCTTCCTCGACGGCGAGACCGCGTTCGCCGCCGTGTTCGCCCACTCGCTCGGTTTGTGGGAGCGGCTGGGCGGCCTGTCTGCGTTCGTCGAGGAAGCCGACGAGCTGGTCGGCTTGGCCCAGTTGGTCGCCGAGGCCAACGGCACTGCGGGCATCTCGCACATCAAGGAGAAGATCTCCGAGATGATCATCCACGCCACGCTCATCCGAGCTGCGCTCGAAGCGGCGGTGAGCAACTGCAACATCGGCCCGGAGGGAGCGGCCTTCCCCAACGAGCTCTTCACGAACGCCGGCAAGTTCCACGCAGCGGCGAACTACAACGCCATGGTCCGCCACGTCCACGACATCGCCGGCGGAGCAGTCCTGACCGCACCGGTGCCTGCCGACTTCGAGAACGCCGACGTCGGGCACCTGGCGAAGAAGTACATGTCAACCGGCAATGCGATCGACGGGGAGTACCGGGCCCGTCTGATGCACACGATCCGCGACCTCACCGCCGATGCCTACGGTGGCTGGAAGGCGGTCACCAACATCCAGGCCGGTGGCGGTCTGTATGCCCAGCGCATCGTCACCCGCCGCCACTACGACCTCGAAGGCGCCAAGCGCAAGGCCTTGCACATCGCCGGGATCAGCGAAGACGAGGCGAAGTGA
- a CDS encoding MFS transporter — MTQTTPATDSSEPVAAPGNALRVRNFRFLWLNNIAFFLVANAERFLFGSLVLDHLDRGESEQALVIGALGLPALFLTLHAGVWADRIDRRKMLMTTQMAGAVVMTCTALLVASGRLTVGWAMLAAAFAGSAAALGSPVRSSLVPALVEKHQLYSAIAVNALAMTASLIFGPVVIRAVQRQVGFAGAFWFQAGLMLLGVVFLVQLRVPHHETVATRRKISAEVRDALSHVWHDNALRTLFGLLIVASLSINPAVMVTMQAHVKTALGREAGDAAIPLAFMGLGIAISSVVVMKSGDLPNKGTLFQRAVIVGSSVTFFIGRSTNFGVVCALALLMGLAGGFYINMNQGLIQASTPQALMGRVMALYTLVQAGFMPIGVFVLGNLSEAYGTGAAISGVTAVAFAIFVTVYVRNAELRRLG; from the coding sequence ATGACGCAGACCACGCCAGCGACGGACAGCTCCGAGCCGGTCGCGGCGCCGGGCAATGCCCTACGGGTACGCAACTTCCGCTTCCTGTGGCTCAACAACATCGCGTTCTTCCTCGTCGCCAATGCCGAGCGGTTCCTCTTCGGTTCGCTCGTGCTCGACCACCTCGACCGGGGCGAGTCGGAGCAGGCGCTGGTCATCGGAGCGCTCGGGCTCCCGGCCCTCTTCCTCACGCTGCACGCCGGCGTGTGGGCCGACCGGATCGATCGCCGCAAGATGCTCATGACCACCCAGATGGCCGGGGCCGTGGTGATGACCTGCACCGCGCTACTCGTCGCCTCGGGCCGGCTGACCGTCGGCTGGGCGATGCTCGCCGCCGCCTTTGCCGGCTCGGCCGCAGCGCTGGGGTCGCCTGTTCGCTCGTCGCTCGTGCCGGCCCTGGTCGAAAAGCATCAGCTGTATAGCGCCATTGCCGTCAACGCGTTGGCGATGACCGCCTCGCTGATCTTCGGGCCGGTGGTGATCCGTGCCGTCCAACGGCAGGTGGGCTTCGCCGGGGCGTTCTGGTTCCAGGCCGGGCTGATGCTGCTCGGCGTCGTCTTCCTCGTGCAGCTACGAGTGCCCCACCACGAAACGGTGGCCACGCGGCGCAAGATCTCCGCCGAAGTTCGAGACGCGCTCTCGCACGTGTGGCATGACAACGCGCTCCGCACGCTGTTCGGTCTGCTCATCGTCGCCAGCCTGTCGATCAACCCAGCGGTGATGGTGACCATGCAGGCGCACGTGAAGACAGCGTTGGGTCGAGAAGCCGGCGATGCAGCCATCCCCCTGGCATTCATGGGACTCGGCATCGCCATCTCCTCGGTAGTCGTGATGAAGAGCGGCGACCTTCCCAACAAGGGCACGCTGTTCCAGCGGGCGGTGATCGTGGGGTCGTCGGTGACGTTCTTCATCGGTCGCTCGACCAACTTCGGTGTCGTGTGCGCCCTGGCCCTGCTGATGGGGCTCGCCGGCGGCTTCTACATCAACATGAACCAGGGACTCATCCAGGCCAGCACGCCACAGGCGTTGATGGGGCGAGTGATGGCCCTCTACACGCTCGTGCAGGCCGGTTTCATGCCGATCGGTGTGTTCGTGCTCGGCAACCTCTCCGAGGCGTACGGCACCGGTGCGGCAATCAGTGGCGTCACGGCCGTGGCGTTCGCCATCTTCGTCACGGTCTACGTGCGCAATGCCGAGCTCCGGCGTCTCGGCTGA
- a CDS encoding aspartate/glutamate racemase family protein, which yields MKMIGLLGGMSWESSVEYERMINRGVREALGGTHSADLIVRSYDFARIEELQAAGEWEVAGELLGRDARRLQDAGADFIVLCTNTMHVVAPAIEAAITVPFLHLADATARAILDAGLDTVALLGTRYTMEEDFYRGRLEAHGLTVRVPDGPDRSIIHDVIYDELVQGVINPESKEAYIDIIDRLIDDGAQGVIAGCTEIELLVGPDDVTDGDGALMPYFPTTRIHADAAVALALDGVRTRSPHHDD from the coding sequence ATGAAGATGATCGGGCTGCTGGGCGGGATGAGTTGGGAGAGCTCGGTCGAATACGAGCGAATGATCAATCGAGGTGTGCGTGAGGCGTTGGGCGGCACGCATTCGGCCGACCTCATCGTCCGTTCCTACGATTTCGCTCGCATCGAGGAGCTCCAGGCGGCGGGGGAGTGGGAGGTCGCCGGCGAGCTACTCGGCCGCGATGCTCGACGACTCCAAGACGCCGGAGCCGACTTCATCGTGCTGTGTACCAACACCATGCACGTCGTGGCGCCGGCGATCGAGGCGGCGATCACGGTCCCGTTCCTCCATCTGGCCGACGCAACGGCGAGAGCGATCCTCGATGCGGGACTCGACACCGTCGCACTCCTGGGGACCAGGTACACGATGGAGGAGGACTTCTACCGTGGTCGATTGGAAGCCCACGGTCTCACCGTTCGAGTTCCGGATGGTCCCGATCGCTCGATCATTCATGACGTGATTTACGACGAGTTGGTGCAGGGAGTCATCAACCCCGAGTCGAAGGAGGCCTACATCGACATCATCGATCGACTGATCGACGACGGAGCCCAGGGCGTCATCGCGGGTTGTACCGAGATCGAACTGCTCGTCGGCCCCGACGACGTGACCGACGGCGACGGGGCGCTGATGCCCTATTTCCCGACCACGCGAATTCATGCCGACGCTGCGGTGGCGCTGGCCCTCGACGGCGTCCGTACGAGGTCGCCGCACCACGACGACTGA